Within the Piliocolobus tephrosceles isolate RC106 chromosome 15, ASM277652v3, whole genome shotgun sequence genome, the region CTGCATCTCACTTTTCTCTTCCGTAAAAAATGGAGATGAATATTAATATCTATCTAGCAGTGTTAccaaaaggaataaatgaaataatgtacctGAAAGGGCTTACACAATGCCTACACATAAGACTCTTCAAATGTTTGCTTTCCTTCCACATGTGGATaccacacaacaacaacaacaacaacaacaacaacaacaacaaactcccGTCTTTCTCAATAGTTAAGGCTGCCTTCAGGATACTTACTCGTAGGTAGAActctccattttcatttccaGATTTAATCCGAAAAGTATTGATAGTGTTAGCATAAATAGTTGTGGCCTGTATCTGGAAGATGTCCGATGGCACAGACCTATCAGATCGGATGCTCATGTATTTGTAGACTATTGACTGGGGCAGTTCTCGGCACATGGCATTTGAGACTGGGCAAACACATCGGCTGCAGAGACAGACAAAAGTAGTCAGCAGTTTGGCTTGGTAAGACCAGAAAATCCTCACTTTCAAAAGTTCTGATTTTTCTTACTTCTCTGGTGTTAGAATGTAGGGATCTTGACAAGGATTTCGTGGATAACAACGGAAGCCGCCATGATAATTCCAACACATTTCATCCTCCCGGCATTCATTTGTGGTCTCACACTCATTTATATCTGTAGAGATGTAGGGTCAAAGAGTTTACTAACTAAACTAATGAACTGATTTAATTAAATCATATTACTGGCAGATTCTGTTTGCAAGGAAGGAGGTGTGAGGGCATCTGGACTGTGTTCAACCTGCTTTTAGACACAAGACTGGGTGTTCATTGCATTGAATTCAGGACAGATAGAGCTGAGACATTCTAGGCAGATTAATAAGTGTCATTTCATGATATTTTATCCAGCACCTATTGTTCATCTGTTGAATTCAAAGCCCAATGTTAACCATTGACTCTGCctatataaaagttaaataaacacCAGTTCCTGTCCTCAGGGACATTATAATTAAGGGAGTATGCATATTGTTACTTAGAAAGTAAAGTGAAATTAAGTAAGAGACAGATAAGTATACTGGGGGATGTGGAGCAGAGTTGGGTCATTTTGCCAGGGGGATTAGGGAAGGCTGAAGGAAGAGGCATCTCAACATGGTCTTAAAGGTGATGGTTAGATGGAGTTTTCATGGCTGGGGCAGGGAAGCGTTTCCAAGCTGAGAAATCAGCAAGCATAAACTATGGAGGGCAGCTTATCATCTCTTTCAGGAACTCGGGAGAAAGTAGAAAGCTAGAAATGTGgtttcaggaagctgaagcatgcTGGGAGTGGATTATACTGTCCAGAGGAAGGAAGCACAGCACAAGAAGTGAAACTATGAAGTGTTCCACCTCGTAGAGCATAGCCATTTTAGGACTGTAGGGAAAAAGAGGAAGTTAAGGAAGAGGCTGTCAGTGGAGGGAGACAACCCAGGAAAAGGCAATGCCAAAGAAGTCAGAGGGAGAGAGAGTCCTGGGAAGAAGGGCTGTGTTTACCTCAGGCTGGACAAAGATTGACTTTAGATTTGTGAATCAGAAGCCTCCAGATGACATCTGAGAGAACAGTTTTACTAGAGAGCCATTACATTTATAacaacaatacaaataaaattaatatctatATCTCTATGTCTGTCTCCCTTTACATTTGAAtagtgatttatattttattcaatgtaAACTTTTTCTGAATCATTCCTTCtccacaatgagatattttcattcatgtatttactCATTCTGTAAGTAATTTACTGAATCCTTACTTTAAGCCAAGCATGGGCTAGGTGCTGGGATATGGTCTCTTTCGAATTCTTGTATCTGGTGTTCTTTTTTAAGGGCCTTTATTGCTTTCTGCTTTGCATTATTGATATCTGCATGTCTAGCTTAACCGTTCTATTAGCttgtaaactccttgagggcaagggTTATTGTACCCATCTTTTAATCCTTTAATCACCTAGCATTAATGCAATAGAGCACCTggcttttaagaaataataaattgaacTAAGTTGCTCTTCACACAAACTCTGTGGAGGTAGGTGAGAAAGATATTTCCACTTGATATGGATGAAAAACAAATAAGGGTTGAGTGGCTCATTCAAGTTCACATACTCTAAATAATTCATGCCTtgactttggagaaaaaaaaagtattttagctTCTAAACTGGCTAAAGTTATCTGGAACTCAAGAGGAGACTGGAAAAGCTAGGTAGTCTCCAGGAGACAGTTACAAAAAGTATCTTCTTGGGCTGGCTATggctaaagaaagaaaacttagatTCTTCGGATGAAATCACAATCGACTTATCCTTTCAgtattttccacttttttgaaaaataaagatactgTTTAAGTACAGGGAAAACTAATACTGATTTGTTATATGGAGTCCAACACAAGCAAAAGGCaactttataatttcatttattacttCCAGTAATGTAGAGCCTAGCATAATCATCACCCTAATAATTCTGGAAGATTTTTCAGAAATTAATACTCTCAAAATATTTGATgagtgtgtgtctatgtgtatgtgtattctttgtctctctgtttctctctccacacacacacacacacacacacacacacacgcacacacacacagttttcatTTGTATAGGCCTGTGAAATGAGAACAGTTATTTCATCCCCAAAATAAGTCTTTGGAGAAAGTTAAGAATCCAAAcctttttaattacattttattcctGTGGACAAGGCTCAAAAGGAATGATTTCAGTAGGGGAAAGCAATTGCTTTATACTTTAGAAGAATGCTAAATCTTTTTCACAAAAAATGTTTTGGCTTAACCAAACATTCTGAAGCTGCATATCTTCAACATACAACATTTATGAATCCCCCACTTGCAACTTTAGTGCATTTTCCACCTTTAATTACAATAGATATAAATGTTTCCAGATAGATAGGCTAAGCAGGTAGGAGCCCACTGTGCATTAATCTGCTTCTGTCTTTTGCTGAGCATCAAATCAATTTTTGATTAGAAACACATAGATATTTGTTTGAAGGACTCCAGAGAAATTTGTTAAGACATTCCACTAGCTAACATTTTCTTGCATGTAATATGCATGTTGAAAGTCGCAATTAGGGTTCAGTAAGTAAAACCATTGGAATGCAATGTTTTCCCacaattaacatttataaagtcTCTAGAAACCTGGAAAGGGTTATAAAGATGTTCATTGTGCAATGAACTACATTCTGATTATGCTCATACTCATTGGTAGGAGTCCAGTTGAATAATTGTGTGCCTATTATAAAATCCCAGGTCATGGATTTCCTCTGAAATCATGATATAGACTGAGAATCCCCAGTGTCTCCTTTCcctgatcttttcttttcttaacagGATCTTTATTGTCCTTGTGTGCCTTCACTCCAACTCTGATTAAAAAGGACTCTCTACAGAAGATTTACTACTGGCCACTTACATTGGTAAGTAAATTTCATAAAAACACCTTGACTTGTACAGCCTTTAtagtttgcaaattatttttatgtatgtcatTCCACTAAATTCCCACAACTCCCTTTTccaaatgaggaagctgaggctcaaagcAGTTTGATAATTTGTTCAAGATTGTGCAGACCGAATacagtggagctgggattcaaacagATTTTTTGTCCTCAAGTTCggtcatttttttcattcttttgttgctttgtgtAAATTTAAGTGTTTGTACTAACTTTCCAggattttctacatttttggtATTATCTGACAGTCCTTTCCctgtaaagaaaattttcaacTACATGCAACATTGGAGGtagggtcctttttttttttagattttcctGAGACTCTGAAATCATACCATTATAGGGAGCGGCCTCTTCCATTTATGTATAGGTGTGAAGATCATCTGAATGTTTATTTTGAAACTGGATCCAAGGTCATTAGCTATTTTGGGGTTAGtagtttttctctaaaatattcaaGTATATTTTACGACATATTAGGCTGACTTTTCTCAGCACCTACATTCTTACCCAATTCATAATCCTTGTGTTTTAGAGAACTGAGACTGGATGGAGGTATGTTTAACTCACATATTGAGCTTATGCTCTATACTCAAACTCACAGGCGAAACATTTTAATAACTGAATCTTTTCCAGTAGATGATTTGAAGATGTATCTCAAGGAGATTATGTAGGTTACATAGAagaaatatcaatattttattaaaattatttatcttttgaggATGAAAAATGATTACTCTGAATTTCAAGAAAAGTTGGCATTAGCATAGAATTGCCTCTTTAtgagatgtatatattttatgatgaTCAGGGGAAAAAAGAGCTTAAATTGTATATTCAAAGTGGGAAAAATGAAAGTCTATGGGAGAATCCTGTAACAACTTCTCGTCTCTTCCTGGTTAAAACTAAAtaccaaacatatgaaaaaaaaaaaaaaaacttaccttgACATGTTCTACTTCTCACCACTTGGTATCCCTGGGGGCACATACATGAGAATTTCCCAGGTTCATTGACACACTGATATTGACACAGGTAGCTTGAGGTTCTGCATTCATCAATGTCTGTTGAATCAGACAAGAGCAAGGACACAGAGATGAAAAGCTTATGCATCACTACtttggatacacacacacacacacacacatataaagattaaaaatatttatattaaaataattatatataattaaaattatattttaaggagaaaaattatatgtatatatataaagagatctGGCTTCTGATCCTATTCCTGCTACTGTGTGACTTGGGCACGTTTCTTAATTTGCCTGggtttcatacacacacacacacatacacacacacacacacacacacacacacacacatatatatatttttttcctgctcaACAGTCCCGGGGAAGTAATATACTTTTGAGGTGAGCTAAAGAGAGTAAAAATATTGCAAATTctgaaatagaaatacaaaactttATAAGCAGCTGAAAGGTAAATTCTAACAATATCAGCTTATTTCCCTCTATGACTTCACAGCACAAAGAGTTTTTCTTATCATGACTTTTACTGAATTGTTACTGACAATTCGGCTAATCCTGGACCTAACTACACTACTGAATGAATTGGCTTGGGGTTGATGGTCTTCATTTTGGACTCTGCAGACCCATCCAGGATGCAGAGTTCATGTTTGTCTTCTCAGAAATTGGGTGACTTTGACGCCAAGTTCATCTGAGCTTTGAACTCCAAGTCCCCTaacctgtgcaagcttccagaATGACAACTTGGCAGGAGCTGGCCTGCAGGGGAAGAATGCTTTGCATTTCTGAATAGTGATGTCCCTACAGTTTACTCAGAAGGGCAGATGCAGCTGTCCTGAGGTAGCCTCTTTCAGTTTTGAGCGTAATGGCATGATGTGAGGCTTCTCTCGTTGGGGTTTGAGCTTTGTGTAAAGCTGAGTGAACTGTGAGGAGGTCAGGGACATCAGGTGTCCGTGGCATCCCCCTCAGGATGTCTAATACCTTTTGAATTATACAACAAAATGTGCACATGCAATGGACTCTGAAGGTCATCAGTCTAGTTAAATGACCCTCCTCTTGTTCATGTGGAAAGTGAAACCCAGGCAACTTAAGAAATGTGCCCAAGTCACACAGTAGCAGGCATAGAACCAGAAGCCAGatctcttgatttttattttaatattttgacatgCACTTGGCTATTCTGAAACTTAAATATGCACACCAGTCACCTGGAGTTTTTGTTGAATGTAGATTCAGACTTAGAAGGTCTGGGTTGGAgactgagattctgcatttctcatAAGCTCCCAGGAGGTGCTGACACACCTGTTCACTGGATAACACACTGAGAAGCAACATGCTAGAGCACCCTTTCTAATTATTAGAGCCAGCTTGCACCtaatatttcagttattttacttcctttcctttttcttggtaACACACTAAAAAGGCAATGTAACAACTGAACTACATTAACTGGATTTCAGAACAGAATTCCCATGGGTAAACATTTGTTTTCATAAACGGGTACATAATCAGATAAAACAACAGCAATCACAGGGATTGGACTTTATTCCATACTATCTGGGAAGAGTTTTACCTTCACAGTTAAGCCTGTCACTGCTTAGTTCATATCCTTGATTGCACTGACAGATGAATGAACCAAGAATGTTGTAGCACTGCTGAGCACATTGATTGCTGGCATCACATTCATTTATATctgaaaaaaagtttatatttatatttatatatatatatatatatatggagagggagaggtggagagagagagagactttaaaCACATCCTTGCTCTTTTGTACCTATGTCATCTGCTGATAAATAATTCCCTAGCTGAATTATTTGCCCTGCAGAAGCTCACTGGAGAACATCCATTTAGTTTTCATATTTGTTGGAACAACTTCAAACGTCTGTCATACACTTCTTTTGgaaataccaaaatattttttctaggaaTGACAGTTAGTTTGATGTTTGATGAATCTTTCCAAAGGAATTTAATGCTTCTAATAAATACACATTCCagtatctattttcttttgttgttcagATACAAAATGCCAATTCTATAAATAATTGATATAAGACACTCACACTGATACGGTGTCTCAGCATGCTGTACTGAAGATTTATCTGtgctatttattactttttaaatgggtTCTGTTAAATTCCATTACAATTATAACATAAGCCTTTGAGACCCATACGGAGTTTTGCAATGCTCTAAAGCACTGAAAATATTGTGAAAAGGCATTTTTCCTACACTAGATTTTTTCCAAGTCATGCCAGTCTTTTAATTGTGTGCCGTGACATTGCATTCTGAAAGGGGAGAAGAAGCATGTAAAAATCAGATGCACTTGCAGTGGAAAGTTTATATACTTGAATTTGTAGTAACCTCTTTGGCACTTTCAGTATTATATCACACACTTTTGACTAATTGGTGTATGTATATcaattgatttgtagttttaaatttgTCGATATAGCCACAAAGGAGAACTAAAACCAAAGTTAAAAAGTTTTCCATTCACATCTTAATGTGTTTTAAGACAAAGATTGGTTATTATCTTTTAAGCTTTATGATTGCTGAAGGGAAGTCGATGGAAACTATTTACTCAAGAACATAGAAAACTGGAAATACTGCAACATGGCATGGGGTTTCCTTTTGTGAAGACAGAAATCAGCAAGTTCTCAAAAGGCTTACCTACGCAGGTATAGTTGTTTGCTGCCAACTGAAACCCAGGACTGCACTGGCAATAAAATGAGCCTGGTGTATTCACACATCTTTGGTGGCAATATGGAGGGATGGTACATTCATCTATGTCTAGGTTGTCAGGCACAtacacaaagagaacaaaattattGAATTAGCATTGCTGTTTGCTTTCAAATTCTCTGTAAAGCATTATCTAGAAAACCTATCTAgagaaaatctctttttaaaagtaatacttTCCTCtctattttgttaaaattagggtatatatatattttaaatatactttgtaTTCTGCAGTTAAGATGTTAAGAACAAAGACTCAATGTTCATGCCATTCAGTGGTAAATAAACTTGGTGGGTGGGTtgagatttaaagaaaacaaaataattgagaCTATTGCACATATATATAAGATGTCAGTTTGGGGAGCTAAAAGCTTATATATCATTACAGAAGTGAAAAAGAACTACTGAAGCACATTGTGCagcacaaaacaaagaaagagttGTGGGCTGTGCTCAGCTGGTGACCTTGGCTAAGTCACTTATGCCTTCAGTATCTTGGTTTTTTCTTCTGCAAGATGTGGATAGCACAGCTTGCCATGTGTATCTTAGGATGTTTTTGTGTATCAAATAAAAGAACACTGTGGAAGAATAGGATGCTAAATAAGTTACCTCTTGAGAGTGCTCTTTTGACACTTCGATGAAGTGTTCCAGCCTGTGTCCTtctcatataaatattttcaactatAAAATGCTCAACTGAGAACTTGCAAAGTAGGATTAACATCTTAGAAGTGTAATAAAATTTCGTTAATTCATGATTCTACACTTTGTGACCACTTTAACGTGGcatgtataatttaaaacaacCATTATGCATATACAATGTAATGCTATATAGTGACACTGCCTTGTggtaaaccaaaacaaaacaaacctttaTGCTGGGCTCTTTTGGTACTTTAATAACTAAAATTATGGGAAGTAGTGTGCTCAAGCAGCCTCAGGATaacctgagtttgaatctttGTTCTGGCAATTACTATCTTGGTCTTAACCTCTtgagcttccatttcctcttctgtaagtAGAATTATTGGGAAAGTTATATGACATAATGTAGGCAAAGTTCCTGGCACAAAGCAAGTAAACATAAATGGGAGCTAATAAGCTACAAGATACATTTGATTTAACttgaatattgaaataaatagtAAGAAGATATTCACATGGCTTTCCTCTTACTTTGTTCAGGTGTccgttcaaatgtcacctcctcagggtGGCCACCCTTCCCACCAATATAAAATAGGTTCTTCTGCCCTATCTATTTCCTTACCTTGCTTTAGACTTCTTTGTAGTCCTTAACAGTACTCAACATTGtgttatgtgtttatttgcttcTTGTGTGTTCCTTCACTATAGTGCATGGCAAATAAGAACTGTCTTCTCCCCTTGAGGTGGAGATAGAGGGTTTTTTGTCTGTTCATTGTTAGATCTGGAATAGGGCCtggcatagtaggtgctcaataaatactatttGAATGAATTGAAACTTCACACTAATTAAGAGCAATTTTAGCATAGTGCTTCCTAGTCCTCAGTACTATCATCAGGTGCTAGTATTGATAGCTAATTTGTATGAGTGGCATTATACTTTCTAATAGCCCCACGAGGACTATGAATTTGTAAAATTTGTTTACTACtatcccagtgcctagaacaatgcTTGTTACACATTAAGCCCTCAATAACTATTTGGTGAATAAATGATGCATGTCTTCTTAACTAATAAACATTCATTGAACCATTGTTATTTGCTAGCATTGTGTTTGGTACCACAAGTTTATAATGATAATCACTATACATGTGTTCTGCCCTGTCTAGTATGAAAAACAGGCATAGAACAAATTATTCCATGGAATGAGAAGATCAACAATAGAAAGGAGTGTAAGGAACCCAGGGAGCACCAGGCTACTTGAAGTGTGGCCTGCTGACTGCTGCTGGTTCATGGGCTATTTGGACCAGTCtgcaatgaataaaacagaaactgAGAGTACATGTTTATAAATAGCAATTTGACATTACTgcaacattatttttattgtactttacaGAAGTATTGGTCTGCCACAGATTGGAAATTTACAAAAAAGTATCCTTCATCCTAATTTGAGAAGTACTGGCACAGGGGAGAGAGCAACTAATTATATTTGGGTAGATCATAGcgggcttcccagaggaggtgatcCTAAGCTAGGATTTGGTAGTGAAATAAGAGTTTGCCATGAGAGAATGTTCTTGGTGCCGTAAAGACCTTGTGTAGAGGCACCAAAGTGTAAGTAACGCTGTGTGATATGTGTGGGGAACTGGTGGAATAAAGCTGGGGTGTAATATTATTTTGTGGTGGGGGAGAGGTGTTTATGCAACAGAACTGGACAATGATCAGATTGAGCAAGACCTTTCATGCTCTGTCGAGGAATGTAGACTTGATTCTCTCGGTGAGGGAAGCAGGAGGGAAGACACATGATTAGATCTGAGTTGAGGAATATTTCCTCCTACCACATTAAAAGGGCTGTGACCATATGTTCCATTATCTTTGATTCACCCCACACTAAGTTGGATTAGTTCTTTTTATGCcctcaaatgtttattttcctgtCTAATACAATGGCAAAATTTTGGTATCTCTGGAGTTTTCTACGCACTCTTCTTTTAAATCACAGCTTCATTTACAGCAAACCCTGGGCCTTCTTCAGAGGCTGGGCACTAACCCCAGCATCTAGGCATAGCCCTATGGCAGGCAGAACTGGGTGGGGGCCTACATGGAACTCAGTGTTGACATGTGAACATCAACAGCTCACATTCTCAGGCAAAAACTGACGCTGGTTGTCTGTCCCCACATCCTCACTCTCTGTTCCTAAGAGGAAATAAGGCTTCTTCACTGGTCTGTGATAAGAGGGGGTATGTAAATAAATGGACAGTCGGTTAGAGTTTCATGCCTAGTGCTGGGCCTCATGATTGAGCCCAGAGTACTGTATTTTACTTCACTATCTGCCAGTTGGCTTCCTCATACTTTGTTCTTCCATTCACTCAAAACACACGCATAGAGCCTCCATCACATGGTGGGCATACTTTAGGGACTGGGGAGACCACAGTGACACAAGCTGACCTGGTCTTGCTGTCAGGGAGCTCATGCTCTTAGGCCCTCCAACACAGGCACATGGTGAAGTTGGCTTTGTACTTCTGGTATCCTACAAAGGCTTGCAGCATAAAGAGCCTTTAATACCCATCTGTTGACTTAGAACACAATGATAGCAAACAGCTTTACTGCACAGGGACAGGGACTGTTCTAACCATTCCCTACATGAGCTCTGGAGATAGTGACCAGTATTATGTCCACAGTACAAGTGAACATAGTGAGACACAGGATTTAAGTAACTTACTCAAGGTCTCAAAGTGAACTGGGGTTGGTGCTTGGAATGCAACTCTACCATTTGCTCTATGTGCTGTGCTATGCTATGCTCTGCAGCACTGGATGGTGAATGAAACCCACAGTACCAGTGTGCTAGCACAATGGCCCCCAAAAcagcaaatttaaattttttttggttgtttttatggTCCCATTCATACCGCAAATTTCTGCTCTTGCTTCGTCTAACATTTAGCCAACACTTTGTTATCCAGAACAGGCTCAACCTTTAAGGTTGTTTCTTGTTATTGTGGAAAATGGATTGGTAGTCTGTAAAAGAATAAGGAGTTATTGGCTAACACTCTCCAAAGAAATGTGAATGCTTTGATTGGAATGCTTGAGGTTGAAACAGTTAAGGTACTCAAGGCAGGACCGTGCTCACTGCACTGTGGTACTTACCTACGCACTGCTCCCCTCGCTTCTGATATCCAGGAGGGCACTGACATGCAAAGGATCCCCGTAAATTGATGCACACTTGGTCTACTCTACAGTTATGCGTCCCTGCAGTGCACTCGTCTATGTCTGTCAGAGACACGCAACACAGAAAGAATTGTCACTTGTGAAGATGTTGATATTTCCTCCATTTTGCCACTTCTTAAgctaaatttttactttattcttaaaAGTTTATAATGTTCTTACATTGGAAATGTttacaattataaattatttcaagtgttcagaaaataattttgcaaatacCAGTGAGTACTGCTCAGACTTAACAAATGCtaacattttgccatgttggtcctGGCTCACTTTGTTTTGTTAAGAAACATTTCAGATACAGCTAAAGCCTCACACCATCCTCATCCCTTGACCCATCACCTACCACTGTCTCGGTAGGAAGGAATCCTTCCCTGAGATGTTTTTGTACTTTCATTAGACAGGGATGCATCCATTAGAACATATTATATTGTTTTGTATGTTAAGAAATTTAAATAGATTGTATGATACTTGCTTTTTCCATCCAAGATATTGTATTTGAGATAATTTCCACTGACACATTTCTAAAAATCTGAGCAATAACAGTGTAATCAACCTTTAATATTATACGTTCCCTGTAGctgtttgtttttacaaacaGCAGGGTAACACGTAcgtataaattttt harbors:
- the EFEMP1 gene encoding EGF-containing fibulin-like extracellular matrix protein 1, which gives rise to MLKALFLTMLTLALVKSQDTEETITYTQCTDGYEWDPVRQQCKDIDECDIVPDACKGGMKCVNHYGGYLCLPKTAQIIVNNEQPQQETPPAEGTSGATTGVVAASSMATSGVLPGGGFVASAAAVAGPEVQTGRNNFVIRRNPADPQRIPSNPSHRIQCAAGYEQSEHNVCQDIDECTAGTHNCRVDQVCINLRGSFACQCPPGYQKRGEQCVDIDECTIPPYCHQRCVNTPGSFYCQCSPGFQLAANNYTCVDINECDASNQCAQQCYNILGSFICQCNQGYELSSDRLNCEDIDECRTSSYLCQYQCVNEPGKFSCMCPQGYQVVRSRTCQDINECETTNECREDEMCWNYHGGFRCYPRNPCQDPYILTPENRCVCPVSNAMCRELPQSIVYKYMSIRSDRSVPSDIFQIQATTIYANTINTFRIKSGNENGEFYLRQTSPVSAMLVLVKSLSGPREHIVDLEMLTVSSIGTFRTSSVLRLTIIVGPFSF